In a genomic window of Sutcliffiella sp. FSL R7-0096:
- a CDS encoding extracellular solute-binding protein, producing MKKTLLILMALVLSVGLVACGSDSSSSDGSVGEVTLYSPETPDMTRELAEAFEEATGGKVNVQYAGTNILVNQMIAEMDNPQGDLWYGGGGILPFESAIKHGFIESYTPESVKDWEVYENGIKVRHEDWNWVGLEVFVLGLIYNTDLVDEADLPETWDDLLDSKWEKELQIPNPAASGTATLLVLSQLMEKGEEEGWEYFEKLVQQTNAMPDSGGAPANAVASGEASIGVGFDFMAYQMKDRGESVDFHIPKNTPILVNPVSIVKDGPNPEGAKKFVDFMLSKEGQQIKADWFHIPMHPEVEGKSPLTLEGLKDNAMDLDIDWVVENYDRVRNEWREKFQ from the coding sequence ATGAAGAAAACATTATTAATCTTGATGGCACTAGTGTTGAGCGTAGGGCTTGTAGCCTGTGGATCAGACTCTAGCTCTTCTGATGGAAGTGTTGGCGAAGTAACCTTGTATTCACCGGAAACACCTGATATGACCCGTGAACTTGCAGAAGCGTTTGAAGAAGCAACTGGTGGAAAAGTAAACGTACAATATGCTGGAACGAATATTCTTGTTAACCAGATGATTGCCGAAATGGACAATCCACAAGGTGATCTGTGGTATGGCGGTGGAGGAATCCTTCCGTTTGAATCCGCGATTAAACATGGCTTCATTGAAAGCTACACACCGGAATCCGTGAAAGACTGGGAAGTATATGAGAACGGCATTAAAGTAAGACATGAAGACTGGAACTGGGTTGGCTTGGAGGTATTTGTACTTGGACTGATCTACAATACCGACCTAGTGGATGAAGCAGATCTACCGGAAACATGGGATGATCTATTAGACTCCAAATGGGAAAAGGAATTACAGATTCCAAACCCTGCAGCATCAGGAACAGCAACACTGTTAGTGCTTAGCCAACTGATGGAAAAAGGCGAAGAGGAAGGCTGGGAGTACTTTGAGAAGTTGGTTCAACAGACAAATGCAATGCCGGATTCCGGTGGAGCTCCTGCCAATGCTGTAGCTTCTGGGGAAGCATCCATTGGAGTCGGCTTTGACTTTATGGCTTACCAAATGAAAGACCGTGGGGAATCCGTTGATTTCCACATTCCAAAGAATACACCTATTCTAGTAAACCCTGTTTCTATCGTGAAGGATGGACCTAACCCTGAAGGCGCAAAGAAATTCGTAGACTTCATGCTTTCCAAGGAAGGACAGCAAATCAAAGCGGATTGGTTCCATATCCCGATGCATCCAGAGGTGGAAGGTAAATCACCACTGACGCTTGAAGGACTCAAAGACAATGCCATGGATCTTGATATCGACTGGGTAGTCGAAAACTATGACCGCGTACGTAACGAGTGGAGAGAGAAATTCCAATAA
- a CDS encoding sodium:solute symporter family protein: MTDLAFSGTDGIIILSVFAIIMLLIGYLSGRGSKLNESLAGYYLAGRNLGFIALFFTLYATQYSGNTIVGYAPSAYRTGFSWLQSISFMTIIIGAYLLFAPRLYVIAKRRKFVTPTDWISHRFQSKRVTILSIFLMLWGLGNYLLEQLVAIGQAVSGLTGGTIPYQIAVLAFVFVMLAYEWMGGMKAVAFTDVMQGVILMVGIIVFLIGGLYLAGGNFSDVTRYVAEMEPAKTAVPGFDTSINWLSMLLLVGLGASIYPHAVQRIYSSRSEKTLKTSLSRMAWMPPITTGLVFLVGIIGIMLFPGLDTSGSEQLVGTMANAIAAIHPFYYWVMIIFFGGIVAAIVSTADSVLLSFSSMLSNDVYGKFVNPNATEKKKVMVGKIGGIVVVFLLLWIAWNPPGTLYEIFVLKFELLVQVFPAFVLGLYWKNLNGKAVFWGMLAGAVLAGAMTFTGYKTIYGIHGGVIGLALNFVICVVGTTIAPALTRNKVVEEDMTSYNLKA, encoded by the coding sequence ATGACGGATTTAGCTTTTTCAGGCACAGATGGAATCATTATATTATCCGTATTTGCCATCATCATGCTTCTAATCGGATATCTATCTGGAAGAGGAAGTAAATTGAATGAAAGCCTAGCAGGTTACTATCTTGCTGGTCGTAACCTGGGATTCATCGCATTATTCTTCACCCTTTATGCGACCCAATACAGCGGAAACACCATTGTGGGTTATGCCCCGAGTGCATATCGTACAGGCTTTTCCTGGTTACAATCAATCTCATTCATGACCATCATCATCGGAGCCTATCTCTTGTTCGCACCGCGGCTTTATGTCATCGCCAAGCGCCGCAAATTCGTGACCCCGACCGATTGGATCTCCCACCGGTTTCAATCAAAACGCGTCACGATTCTAAGTATATTCTTGATGTTATGGGGACTAGGAAACTACCTTTTGGAACAGCTGGTGGCAATCGGACAGGCTGTGTCAGGATTAACAGGAGGGACTATTCCCTACCAAATCGCCGTACTGGCATTTGTATTCGTCATGCTCGCCTATGAGTGGATGGGAGGAATGAAAGCCGTCGCATTCACCGATGTCATGCAAGGGGTGATCCTGATGGTTGGTATCATCGTCTTTCTCATCGGCGGACTCTACCTTGCAGGAGGAAACTTCTCCGATGTAACACGCTATGTAGCCGAAATGGAACCAGCAAAAACAGCAGTTCCGGGCTTTGATACCAGTATAAATTGGCTCAGCATGCTCCTTCTCGTAGGACTTGGCGCAAGTATCTACCCGCATGCCGTCCAAAGGATTTATTCTTCCAGAAGTGAAAAAACACTCAAAACATCCTTGTCCCGCATGGCATGGATGCCGCCGATCACAACAGGGCTTGTCTTTTTAGTTGGAATCATTGGTATCATGCTATTTCCGGGTCTAGACACGAGTGGATCGGAACAACTCGTCGGAACGATGGCAAACGCCATTGCGGCCATCCACCCATTCTATTATTGGGTCATGATCATCTTCTTTGGAGGAATCGTCGCAGCCATCGTATCCACAGCAGACTCTGTATTACTAAGTTTCTCATCCATGCTCTCCAACGACGTGTATGGAAAATTCGTCAATCCAAACGCAACCGAAAAGAAAAAAGTAATGGTAGGAAAAATCGGTGGAATCGTCGTCGTGTTCCTTCTACTATGGATCGCCTGGAATCCACCAGGGACGCTTTACGAGATTTTCGTATTGAAGTTTGAGCTGTTGGTCCAGGTGTTCCCGGCTTTCGTTCTTGGACTCTACTGGAAAAACTTGAACGGAAAGGCCGTATTCTGGGGCATGCTTGCCGGAGCCGTACTGGCTGGTGCCATGACCTTTACAGGATACAAAACCATCTATGGCATACACGGTGGCGTTATCGGATTAGCGCTTAACTTTGTCATATGTGTGGTCGGAACCACCATTGCACCTGCATTGACTAGAAACAAAGTTGTGGAAGAGGATATGACTTCCTACAATCTGAAAGCCTAA
- a CDS encoding glycerophosphodiester phosphodiesterase family protein has translation MKRKSFKRFGSMVVSSALALSLINFQPQMSVHAEQDHMELLNETFDSISNGELPDSWEVVVGNGEVQDGKLVLSSPATASPSVVKAPIDPEYGDYTMEADVTFLSSVNDARWASIMFRIQDANNYYQFAARKGTSALNGLEFAKRLNNAWAVTQTNFYPVNFEYNKSYRLKVVVSGNRVQQFVNNELVIDTADATEWVNGDVGFQVSGSTVQFDNVQVTTYDQALPPIEDSGAFLPVEPETNIINPPTIITGAGYTGDASQSASSLLVVERNADGELTANGLSLNDQLQQMKNKKIPVLQVEQAGYGEQIIQSLNATQTTDVHVVSSNAAIVEEIKSLNPKIRGGLVYTGNSLNKNDLRELPFQVHSSESKVVLIPQKLLTKEIVHYLHNRMVAVWGIGADSLNSTHELIHLGVDGMITDYPEYATEAFSQYPENTIVQRPMVAAHRGVPSLAPENTMVGYRLAYDLEADMIETDLHETKDGHIIVMHDTTVNRTTNGTGAVANLTLDEIKQLDAGIKFGEEFAGEPVPTFKEFLQEFKGKDVVLLVELKAAGMEEKVNEEILAEGMLDQVVVQNFSLDSMKIFNQLQPNLATGYLFSAAVPGSLQAKLDNAKKLVDYGTSANVTLNASYGSVYEEFLTYMRQRGMLSMHWTFREEDPFADKLKEGLIGPITDYMQWLTESPISLESPIKKANLKVGKSRNIQAKAFLSYRTGEKVNIETELYTVGDNGVVRIEGNEIIALAPGTAQVFVKHTFTMLGQEWNLVSEPIEVRVSE, from the coding sequence ATGAAGAGGAAATCTTTTAAGCGTTTCGGAAGTATGGTCGTTTCGTCCGCACTAGCCCTTAGTTTGATAAACTTTCAGCCACAAATGAGCGTTCATGCCGAGCAGGATCATATGGAATTACTAAACGAAACATTTGATTCTATTTCAAATGGAGAATTGCCGGATAGCTGGGAGGTTGTTGTGGGTAATGGTGAAGTTCAAGATGGCAAACTTGTATTAAGCTCCCCTGCCACTGCCAGCCCATCAGTGGTAAAAGCGCCAATCGATCCTGAGTATGGAGACTATACGATGGAGGCGGATGTAACGTTCCTCTCTTCTGTGAATGATGCACGCTGGGCTTCCATCATGTTCCGGATTCAAGATGCCAATAACTATTATCAGTTTGCTGCCCGAAAAGGCACAAGCGCTTTGAATGGTTTGGAGTTTGCAAAAAGGCTTAACAACGCTTGGGCGGTTACTCAGACGAATTTCTATCCCGTGAACTTTGAGTACAATAAGAGTTATCGCCTTAAGGTCGTGGTTAGTGGCAACAGGGTACAGCAGTTTGTGAATAATGAGCTGGTGATCGACACTGCGGATGCGACCGAATGGGTTAATGGTGATGTGGGGTTTCAAGTAAGTGGCTCCACTGTGCAGTTTGACAACGTCCAGGTCACTACATACGATCAAGCTCTGCCACCTATAGAAGATTCCGGTGCCTTCCTTCCTGTTGAACCCGAAACCAATATCATTAACCCACCAACCATCATTACTGGCGCGGGGTATACAGGTGATGCAAGCCAAAGTGCTTCCAGCCTATTAGTGGTGGAACGCAATGCGGACGGGGAGTTAACAGCGAACGGGCTCTCTTTAAATGATCAACTACAGCAGATGAAAAATAAAAAGATCCCTGTGTTGCAGGTGGAGCAAGCAGGATACGGGGAACAGATCATTCAAAGTCTGAATGCCACCCAGACAACGGATGTTCATGTTGTTTCCTCTAATGCTGCGATCGTAGAGGAAATAAAATCCCTAAATCCTAAAATTCGTGGTGGATTGGTGTACACCGGAAACTCCTTGAATAAGAATGACTTGCGGGAATTGCCATTCCAAGTGCATTCGAGTGAAAGCAAGGTTGTGTTAATCCCACAAAAATTACTGACGAAGGAGATCGTGCATTATCTGCATAATCGGATGGTTGCCGTTTGGGGGATTGGAGCAGATTCATTAAATTCCACGCATGAGCTTATCCATTTAGGTGTGGATGGAATGATTACAGATTATCCGGAGTATGCTACGGAAGCGTTCAGTCAGTATCCAGAAAACACAATCGTTCAACGTCCTATGGTCGCTGCCCACCGCGGGGTCCCTTCCCTTGCTCCTGAAAATACGATGGTCGGTTACCGATTAGCGTACGATTTGGAGGCGGACATGATTGAGACGGACCTTCATGAAACAAAGGATGGCCATATCATCGTCATGCATGATACGACCGTCAACCGTACCACAAACGGAACTGGCGCGGTAGCCAATTTGACGCTCGATGAGATTAAACAGCTTGATGCAGGAATTAAGTTTGGGGAGGAGTTTGCAGGGGAGCCTGTGCCGACCTTTAAAGAATTCCTTCAGGAGTTCAAAGGCAAGGATGTGGTGCTTCTGGTAGAATTGAAGGCCGCTGGGATGGAGGAAAAAGTGAATGAGGAAATCTTGGCAGAAGGTATGCTAGATCAGGTTGTCGTCCAAAACTTTAGCTTAGACAGCATGAAGATCTTCAACCAGTTACAGCCAAACCTTGCAACAGGTTATTTATTCTCTGCCGCTGTCCCTGGATCCCTTCAAGCGAAATTGGATAATGCAAAGAAGCTTGTAGACTATGGAACTAGCGCAAACGTAACCCTTAATGCAAGTTATGGAAGTGTATATGAGGAGTTCCTTACTTATATGAGGCAACGTGGAATGTTAAGCATGCACTGGACGTTCCGGGAGGAAGATCCATTTGCGGACAAACTAAAAGAAGGCTTAATCGGACCAATTACCGATTACATGCAATGGCTGACGGAATCGCCTATCAGTCTTGAGTCACCTATTAAGAAAGCAAATTTGAAAGTAGGCAAGTCCCGTAACATCCAGGCTAAGGCTTTCCTAAGTTACCGGACAGGTGAGAAAGTGAATATCGAGACGGAGCTTTATACTGTTGGAGATAATGGGGTAGTAAGGATTGAAGGAAATGAAATAATTGCATTGGCACCGGGTACGGCACAGGTGTTTGTAAAACACACCTTTACGATGCTTGGGCAGGAGTGGAATTTGGTTTCGGAACCGATTGAGGTTAGGGTTTCGGAGTGA
- the leuD gene encoding 3-isopropylmalate dehydratase small subunit, which yields MSGKPFGRFTDIVAPLDAANVDTDAIIPKQFLKSIERTGFGQYLFYEWRYENGQEKKDFILNQEPYRKAPILLARKNFGCGSSREHAPWALSEFGIRVIIAPSFADIFYNNCFKNGILPIELPEADVAFLFEKCKDFSGYQLSVDLENQRVEDSLGYKQEFTVTPYGKALLLNGLDEIGSTLQAEESIASFEKEHKIFFHLNT from the coding sequence ATGAGCGGAAAGCCTTTTGGTAGATTCACAGACATAGTGGCACCGCTGGATGCAGCCAACGTCGACACCGATGCCATCATTCCAAAGCAATTCCTTAAGAGCATCGAAAGGACCGGCTTCGGCCAATACCTTTTCTATGAATGGCGCTACGAAAATGGTCAAGAGAAAAAAGATTTCATTTTAAACCAAGAACCCTATCGCAAAGCACCAATCTTGCTCGCTCGGAAAAATTTCGGCTGTGGCTCATCCCGGGAGCATGCACCATGGGCTCTTTCCGAGTTCGGGATCCGTGTCATCATCGCCCCGAGCTTTGCCGATATTTTTTATAACAATTGCTTCAAGAACGGGATTTTACCCATTGAACTGCCAGAAGCAGATGTGGCATTCCTGTTTGAAAAATGCAAGGACTTCTCTGGCTATCAGCTATCCGTTGATTTAGAGAATCAGAGAGTAGAAGACTCACTGGGCTACAAACAGGAATTTACGGTTACTCCCTACGGAAAGGCTTTGTTGCTAAACGGCTTAGACGAAATAGGCTCCACCCTACAGGCAGAAGAAAGCATAGCATCCTTTGAAAAAGAACATAAGATCTTTTTTCACCTGAATACCTAG
- the leuC gene encoding 3-isopropylmalate dehydratase large subunit has translation MPKTLYEKIWEKHLVLEKKDEPSVLYIDLHLIHEVTSPQAFEGLRQQNRRVRRPELTLATMDHSIPTKDRHLPFRDEIAKKQVDALQKNCKEFGIKLFDLQSKNQGIVHVIAPELGITQPGQTIVCGDSHTSTHGAFGALAFGIGTSEVEHVLATQTLKQFRSKTMEVKINGALPIGTTAKDLILALIGAYGHDFATGYVIEYRGEAIEALTMEERMTVCNMTIEMGGRAGLIMPDEKTFAFLKDKPYAPKGPDWEKALSEWKQLYTDSDAVFDHTITFDASNVVPQVTWGTNPAQVIGIEEQVPYLEDLPDDQQKSAKRALDYMGLASGTKITDITIDKVFIGSCTNSRMEDLRNAAKIVSGYKVTEGVTALVVPGSQQVKDQAEQEGLDQVFKDAGFEWREAGCSMCLGMNEDIVLPNERCASTSNRNFEGRQGRQARTHLVSPEMAAAAAITGHFTDVRHWKTNERKEEKV, from the coding sequence ATGCCGAAGACGCTCTACGAAAAAATCTGGGAGAAGCACCTGGTCCTAGAGAAAAAGGACGAACCATCAGTGCTCTATATCGACCTGCATCTTATTCATGAAGTCACCTCACCCCAGGCATTCGAAGGCTTGCGGCAACAAAACAGGAGGGTTAGAAGACCTGAACTGACATTGGCCACCATGGATCATAGCATCCCGACAAAAGACCGTCATCTACCATTTCGTGACGAAATAGCCAAGAAACAAGTGGATGCCCTTCAAAAGAATTGCAAAGAATTTGGGATAAAGCTCTTTGACCTGCAAAGTAAAAACCAAGGGATTGTCCATGTCATTGCACCAGAACTGGGAATCACCCAACCAGGGCAAACCATTGTCTGCGGCGACAGCCACACGTCCACCCATGGTGCATTCGGAGCGCTGGCATTCGGGATTGGCACAAGTGAAGTAGAACATGTATTGGCCACTCAAACACTTAAGCAGTTCCGTTCTAAGACCATGGAAGTGAAGATAAATGGGGCGCTCCCGATCGGTACGACGGCAAAAGACCTGATCTTAGCTTTGATTGGAGCATATGGACATGATTTTGCCACTGGCTATGTCATTGAATATCGCGGGGAAGCCATCGAAGCGCTCACCATGGAAGAGCGAATGACTGTCTGTAATATGACCATCGAAATGGGAGGCAGGGCCGGATTGATCATGCCGGATGAAAAAACCTTTGCGTTCCTGAAGGACAAACCTTATGCCCCAAAGGGACCGGATTGGGAAAAAGCTTTAAGTGAATGGAAGCAGCTATATACAGATAGTGATGCCGTTTTCGACCACACCATCACATTCGATGCATCCAATGTCGTACCCCAAGTGACATGGGGGACAAACCCAGCCCAAGTGATAGGAATAGAGGAACAGGTCCCTTACCTGGAAGATCTCCCGGACGACCAACAAAAGTCGGCCAAGCGGGCCTTGGATTATATGGGACTGGCATCTGGAACAAAAATAACCGATATCACTATTGATAAAGTATTCATCGGCTCCTGTACGAACAGCCGCATGGAGGACCTCAGAAATGCGGCTAAAATAGTAAGCGGTTACAAGGTGACGGAAGGCGTGACGGCACTTGTGGTGCCAGGTTCCCAACAAGTCAAAGACCAGGCAGAACAAGAAGGGCTCGATCAGGTTTTCAAGGACGCGGGATTTGAGTGGCGGGAGGCGGGGTGCAGCATGTGCCTTGGAATGAATGAAGACATCGTCCTGCCAAATGAAAGATGCGCCTCCACCTCCAATCGTAACTTTGAGGGCAGGCAAGGTAGACAGGCAAGGACACATTTAGTCAGTCCCGAAATGGCAGCAGCTGCAGCCATCACCGGCCATTTCACCGATGTGCGCCACTGGAAAACCAACGAGAGAAAGGAGGAAAAGGTATGA
- a CDS encoding ABC transporter ATP-binding protein has translation MGSVQVDGLIKKYNDVTALKNVNIDIQEGEFFALLGPSGCGKTTTMRCIAGFENPTSGNIYINNKVVNKLPANKRNCGMVFQSYALFPHYNVFENVAYGLTVRDFNTGSFSKKINSFARLISKRLAKPSKEVEKKVLEALDYVELGHLSERGVNELSGGQQQRVALARALVLEPSVLLMDEPLSNLDKKLRNTMRTTIRRIQQDVGITTIFVTHDQEEAMSMADRIAVMKDGEIIQVATPTELYSNPRSTFVADFVGSSNIFDGTIVGSDEKGTVVKIGDWTLHSSAQTTKKDVKVLIRPEGMKLHRISEDIMHGNVMEGKVLLHTYLGSNIRYDVKVGNAELAIEHVYVPGDPILTSGEMVKVTVDPERVLLL, from the coding sequence ATGGGTTCAGTACAGGTAGATGGATTAATCAAAAAATATAATGATGTGACAGCTCTGAAAAACGTGAATATTGATATCCAAGAAGGCGAATTCTTCGCCCTTCTTGGCCCTTCAGGGTGTGGGAAAACAACCACCATGCGCTGTATCGCCGGATTTGAAAATCCTACTTCTGGAAACATCTATATCAACAACAAAGTAGTCAATAAACTGCCTGCTAACAAAAGGAATTGCGGGATGGTCTTTCAAAGTTATGCTCTTTTTCCTCATTATAATGTCTTTGAAAATGTCGCTTATGGTTTAACCGTCCGAGACTTTAATACAGGAAGTTTTTCCAAAAAGATCAATAGTTTTGCAAGGCTGATCAGCAAAAGACTTGCCAAGCCTTCCAAAGAGGTAGAGAAAAAAGTGTTGGAAGCACTGGACTATGTAGAGCTTGGCCATCTATCCGAGCGTGGAGTGAATGAACTGTCAGGCGGGCAGCAACAACGTGTCGCACTTGCCAGGGCACTCGTGTTGGAGCCTTCTGTTTTGCTGATGGACGAGCCACTTTCCAACCTGGATAAAAAGCTTCGCAATACCATGAGGACCACAATCAGGAGGATCCAGCAGGATGTTGGCATCACCACCATCTTCGTCACCCATGACCAAGAAGAAGCCATGAGCATGGCAGACAGGATCGCCGTCATGAAAGACGGGGAAATCATCCAGGTTGCCACGCCAACAGAGCTATACAGTAACCCGCGTTCCACCTTTGTCGCGGACTTTGTAGGGTCTTCCAACATTTTTGACGGAACGATAGTCGGCTCTGATGAAAAAGGGACTGTGGTGAAAATAGGAGATTGGACACTACATTCTTCTGCACAGACCACGAAGAAAGATGTGAAAGTCCTTATCCGTCCAGAAGGCATGAAGCTTCACCGGATAAGCGAGGACATCATGCATGGAAACGTCATGGAAGGAAAAGTACTTCTTCATACTTATTTAGGTTCCAACATCCGTTACGATGTTAAGGTGGGCAACGCTGAGCTTGCCATTGAACATGTATACGTACCAGGCGACCCTATTTTAACAAGTGGGGAAATGGTAAAGGTGACAGTGGATCCGGAGAGGGTGCTATTGCTATGA
- a CDS encoding flavin reductase family protein — protein sequence MEFNPKDLNEKEVYKLLSGSVVPRPIAWVSTISKDGEMNLAPFSFFTVVSRNPPMLCISVGPGVGERAGTEKDTLVNIREQGEFVINVVTGALGDQMHKSSENLPSEVNEFQAVGVTPIESKLVQPKRVQESPIQMECKLEQVIKLGTDHLIIGQMVYYHIQDQYYLPDHKVNFAELQPLGRLAGTYSPFTRVVELG from the coding sequence ATGGAATTCAACCCTAAAGATTTAAATGAAAAAGAAGTATATAAACTATTAAGTGGTTCTGTTGTTCCAAGGCCGATTGCCTGGGTATCCACCATATCGAAGGATGGCGAAATGAATCTTGCACCATTCAGTTTTTTTACTGTCGTATCTAGGAACCCTCCTATGCTATGCATCTCAGTAGGACCAGGGGTGGGAGAGAGGGCAGGAACCGAAAAAGATACCCTCGTCAACATACGCGAACAGGGCGAATTTGTCATCAACGTTGTCACAGGCGCGCTCGGCGATCAAATGCACAAAAGCTCCGAAAACCTTCCAAGCGAAGTGAACGAGTTCCAAGCAGTCGGCGTCACACCGATCGAAAGCAAACTAGTCCAACCAAAACGCGTCCAAGAATCCCCCATCCAAATGGAATGCAAACTGGAACAGGTCATCAAACTGGGAACAGACCACCTCATCATTGGCCAAATGGTCTACTACCATATTCAAGATCAATACTATCTACCGGACCATAAAGTCAACTTTGCTGAACTACAGCCTTTGGGGAGGTTGGCAGGGACGTACTCTCCTTTTACTAGAGTGGTGGAGTTGGGTTGA
- a CDS encoding iron ABC transporter permease translates to MKPEMQDPLKVQIQPPSPKKERRSIFEKMDGLFFMKLLVILFFTLFLVLPLLSVFLVSFTGAPVNILGSLVNPDILATNIERFSNASLDHYKKLLSGGTYFKALTNSLTLSLGVATLVIFLCIPIAYGFARTTMPFKKTFAALCTMPIIVPTFISAAGFIIMFGRTGWVNTIYQELGGSGVLFNVYSMLGIVLVQIFFFFPFALWPMVAAFKLSDISLEEASQNLGSSSWMSLVFVTFPLAIPGIISSALLIFTVSFSDFGTPIILAPEGLNLIVVEAYREISGFFNWAGASILTVVMVLVAGVFFWIQRKITKKMNYGTLSGKPKAIKLNDNKWVTTGLTVYTGFIISIPLLAVLSVLMQSFATTWGADLLPRGFTLDHYRTIFSRSTSNIMNSIILAIGALGISVVVSTLVSYFVVRQNAAKLDFMSSIPLIVPGIALGIAYIQTFNTAPLQLTGTATILIIAYAIRRMPYMIRSTMGTMMSIKPDIEEASINLGASRLLAIITVIGPLMLPGIAAGSILVFVTVIKETSITILMAPSSWAPMSLVVFQNLLRGEVYTASAMAILIIVIVLFLQFLATKISRNSLY, encoded by the coding sequence ATGAAGCCAGAAATGCAGGATCCATTGAAGGTCCAAATCCAGCCGCCTTCTCCTAAAAAAGAGAGACGTTCCATTTTTGAGAAAATGGATGGCCTATTCTTTATGAAGCTTCTGGTCATCCTGTTTTTCACACTCTTTTTGGTGCTTCCATTACTATCAGTTTTCCTTGTCAGTTTCACAGGCGCGCCGGTAAATATACTCGGCTCTCTCGTCAATCCTGATATACTCGCAACCAATATAGAGCGTTTCTCTAATGCATCACTTGATCACTACAAAAAGCTTTTGTCCGGGGGTACATACTTTAAAGCGCTCACTAATAGTTTAACCTTATCCCTTGGGGTGGCCACGTTAGTCATTTTTCTCTGCATCCCGATAGCCTATGGCTTTGCTAGGACAACCATGCCTTTCAAAAAAACATTTGCAGCCCTATGTACGATGCCGATCATCGTCCCGACCTTTATTTCCGCTGCAGGCTTCATCATCATGTTCGGCCGGACCGGATGGGTCAATACGATCTATCAGGAGCTCGGTGGAAGCGGCGTCTTGTTCAATGTCTATTCCATGCTTGGAATTGTATTGGTTCAAATTTTCTTCTTTTTCCCATTCGCCCTGTGGCCGATGGTTGCTGCATTCAAATTGAGTGATATTTCCCTGGAGGAAGCATCCCAAAACCTTGGTTCAAGCAGCTGGATGAGCTTGGTGTTTGTGACATTCCCGCTTGCAATTCCTGGTATCATCTCAAGTGCTTTGCTGATTTTCACTGTAAGCTTTTCCGATTTCGGTACGCCAATCATCTTGGCACCTGAAGGGCTTAATCTCATAGTGGTGGAAGCCTACCGAGAAATTTCCGGATTCTTCAACTGGGCAGGGGCCTCCATTTTAACTGTAGTAATGGTCCTTGTAGCTGGGGTCTTCTTCTGGATACAACGAAAAATCACAAAGAAGATGAATTATGGAACCTTATCTGGCAAACCGAAAGCCATCAAGCTAAACGACAACAAATGGGTAACAACAGGATTGACTGTCTACACAGGGTTCATTATTTCCATCCCGCTGCTAGCAGTCCTTTCCGTACTGATGCAATCCTTTGCGACCACTTGGGGAGCTGACCTTCTCCCAAGAGGATTCACATTGGATCACTACCGGACAATTTTCTCGAGATCAACGAGTAACATCATGAACTCGATCATTCTTGCCATTGGTGCACTTGGTATCAGTGTAGTGGTATCGACACTTGTCTCTTACTTTGTGGTGCGACAAAATGCCGCAAAGCTGGACTTTATGTCCTCCATTCCGCTAATTGTACCTGGAATCGCACTTGGTATCGCCTATATCCAGACCTTCAATACAGCACCATTGCAACTGACAGGAACAGCAACAATCTTGATCATTGCCTATGCGATCCGACGTATGCCATATATGATCCGATCCACGATGGGGACGATGATGTCCATCAAACCGGACATTGAAGAAGCATCCATCAACCTTGGGGCTTCCAGGCTTTTGGCCATCATTACCGTCATTGGTCCATTGATGCTACCTGGGATTGCCGCTGGATCCATCCTTGTGTTTGTAACAGTCATCAAGGAAACGAGTATCACGATCCTTATGGCGCCATCAAGCTGGGCACCGATGAGTTTAGTCGTATTCCAGAATCTACTCCGGGGAGAGGTCTATACCGCTTCTGCCATGGCCATTCTCATCATTGTCATCGTGCTCTTCCTGCAATTCCTTGCAACAAAAATCTCAAGGAATTCCTTGTACTAG